The sequence CCTGGAGCTGGCGGAGGTTCGCTTCCATGGCGTTCACCTCCGTCTGGAGGCGGCCGATGGAGGACTCCACGGCCTGGCTCTTGGCCATGAGGTCTTCGGTGTCGATCTGGACGAGTGCCATGTTCTCTCCTGCGGGGCTGGGGGTCAGCGCGGAACGGTGTTGTCCCGGCTGATCTCACGCTAGGCAGGTGCCCGTCCCCGTGGGGTCCGTGGCTACCCGGATGTGGAGGAGTGGCCGGAGCCGGGTGCCTGTGGAGGACGCGGCGGGATGACCGGGGGCCCGGCCGAGGTGTCTTCCTGGCCGCCCTGGACTTCGGTTCCGGCCTCGTCCGGCGTCTGGTCATCCTCGTCCGCGGAGGGGTCCACCCAGGGCATCCGCACCGACATGGTGGCCCCGCCGCCGGGCGTCTGGTCCAGCCGCACGGTGCCGTCGTGCTGGGCCACGATGGCCGCCACGATGGCCAGCCCCAGGCCGGTGCCGCCGGTCTCGCGTTGCCGGGAGGAATCGGCCCGGTAGAAGCGTTCGAAGACGCGGGAGGCATCCTGCTCGTCGATGCCCGGGCCGTGGTCCCGGATCTCGATGACGCAATCACGGGAGCCGTGGACCTGCCGCCCGTCGGCGTGGACGGATCCGGGGAGCACGTCCACGGTGCCCACGGCGATCTCCAGCGGCGTTCCCGCCGGGGAGTACCGCAGCGCGTTGGTGACCAGGTTGGTGACCACCTGGCGGATCTTGCCCTCGTCGCCGAGCGTGGGCGCGGAACCGGCGCGGCCGCCGTCGAGCCCCTCGAGGCTGATCTCGCGGTCCGGGGCGTTCACGCGGGCGTCCAGGACGGCGTCGTGGGCCAGGAGCATGAGGTCCACCGGACGGTGCTCGAGCGGGCGCTGTTCGTCCAGGCGGGCGAGGGTGAGGAGGTCCTCCACCAACTGGCCCATGCGCTTGGCCTCGCCCTCGATCCGCCCCATGGCCGCACCGACGTCATCCGGGTCGCTGATCCCGCCGTGGCGGTACAGCTCGGAGAACCCGCGGATCGTCACCAGCGGGGTGCGCAGCTCGTGGGAGGCGTCCTGGATGAACCGGCGCATGCGCTCCTCGGACTGCTCCTTGGACCGGAACGCCGTCTCGATGTGGGCGAGCATCGCGTTGAGGGAACGGGACAGGCGGCCCACCTCGGTGTCCGGAGCACCCATCTCCACACGGCGGGACAGGTCCCCCGCGGCGATCTGGGCGGCGGTCCGCTCCACCCGCAACAGGGGCTTGAAGGCGCGCGTGGTCACGGCGTAGGCGATGACCGAGGCGCCGGCGGTGGCCAGCAGGCCGATCGTGACCACGAGGGAGGTCACCCGGTCCACGGAGTCGTGGACCGGTTCCAGCGGCAGGGCGATGGCCAGCGAGCCCTCACCGGAGGCCAGCCGGTACATCGTCACCCGCCAGCCGCGGGAGGCCTCCGTGGTCCCGGAGACGTCGAACGCCTCGTTGCCGCGTTCCAACACCTCGTCGGCGGTCAACGACGGAACCACCGGGCGGTCCTCGTTGGCCCCGGTGAAGGAGGAGTTGGTGGTGGTGTTGCCGTGGTTGTCCTGCAGCTCACCGTAGAAGCGCAGGATGGACTGCGGCGAGGAGAAGTACCCCGTGTCCGTCCCCAGACTCGTCAGGTAGACCGAGACGTTGTTGCGGTTGGCGTGGAGGTCATCGTCGATCTGGCGGACGAGCTCCTGCCGGAACAGGGAGGCGGTGAGGGCGGCGGTGACGATCACGGCCAGCAGCATCAGACCGGTGGTCATGACCACCAACTGCGTCCGCAGGGAGGAGGTCTTCCAGAGCCGGGCGAGCTCGTGGAACGGCCGGAAGCGCCCGGCGCGGTTCACGGTTGCAGGCATGCGCTCAAGGATACGGATCTGCGGGAACAGACAAGGACAGAGGTCAGCAGCGCCGGATCAGCGCTTGTCCGCGGACCGCAGCAGGTAGCCGACACCGCGCTTGGTCTGGATCATGTCCGGCAGGTCAGCGCGGTCGATCTTGCGGCGCAGGTAGGAGATGTAGGACTCCACGATGGAGGCGTCGCCGTTGAAG comes from Citricoccus muralis and encodes:
- a CDS encoding sensor histidine kinase, which produces MPATVNRAGRFRPFHELARLWKTSSLRTQLVVMTTGLMLLAVIVTAALTASLFRQELVRQIDDDLHANRNNVSVYLTSLGTDTGYFSSPQSILRFYGELQDNHGNTTTNSSFTGANEDRPVVPSLTADEVLERGNEAFDVSGTTEASRGWRVTMYRLASGEGSLAIALPLEPVHDSVDRVTSLVVTIGLLATAGASVIAYAVTTRAFKPLLRVERTAAQIAAGDLSRRVEMGAPDTEVGRLSRSLNAMLAHIETAFRSKEQSEERMRRFIQDASHELRTPLVTIRGFSELYRHGGISDPDDVGAAMGRIEGEAKRMGQLVEDLLTLARLDEQRPLEHRPVDLMLLAHDAVLDARVNAPDREISLEGLDGGRAGSAPTLGDEGKIRQVVTNLVTNALRYSPAGTPLEIAVGTVDVLPGSVHADGRQVHGSRDCVIEIRDHGPGIDEQDASRVFERFYRADSSRQRETGGTGLGLAIVAAIVAQHDGTVRLDQTPGGGATMSVRMPWVDPSADEDDQTPDEAGTEVQGGQEDTSAGPPVIPPRPPQAPGSGHSSTSG